In the Brassica napus cultivar Da-Ae chromosome A7, Da-Ae, whole genome shotgun sequence genome, one interval contains:
- the LOC106423874 gene encoding uncharacterized protein LOC106423874 isoform X3 produces the protein MSFRGDRIDDETPLFWSPEYIFELPEPCLPLRQPQNHQHQALHGQQQGISHESWLRGNLVNVRSRVRQFFFSQPMLSSEDPSLFTMNQIGMGQRIGQGNGVEHPTMSYFHEFPNHLQEIQQVSSDAFGSLFPQRFHRFSDDNLPVITTNTTATSLNRQQHCLCAHTLSTREPLLSNRNHNYYDLNQFLAVNTEHSSHIGPSNLIPNGLHNYMPHQTYVPITSAFNINGQQLPPSVLAIRRNEAHNLRTVNNSARHHVNMQRRLHQSSSSFRVSSLYTLLRRRPSANSSIPPQNEVIGSRRRTYESRFQFGEPSSSTRRRRATPADGSVGSTAINPTEERFLIYPQTFSK, from the exons ATGTCTTTTCGAGGCGATAGAATCGATGATGAAACGCCTCTCTTCTGGAGTCCGgaatatattttcgagttaCCGGAACCATGTCTTCCATTAAGG CAGCCACAAAATCACCAACACCAAGCCCTTCATGGACAACAACAAGGCATTTCGCATGAGTCTTGGTTACGAGGAAATCTAGTAAATGTGCGTTCAAGGGTACGACAATTTTTCTTCAGTCAACCCATGCTAAGTTCGGAAGATCCGAGCCTTTTTACAATG AACCAAATAGGGATGGGTCAACGAATCGGACAAGGAAATGGAGTTGAACACCCAACTATGTCTTATTTTCATGAGTTTCCAAATCATCTTCAAGA GATACAACAAGTAAGTTCTGATGCATTTGGTTCACTGTTTCCTCAACGCTTCCATCGTTTTTCAGATGATAACCTTCCAGTTATCACCACAAACACAACAGCAACTTCTCTAAACAGA CAACAACATTGTCTTTGTGCTCATACTCTTTCAACTAG AGAGCCTCTGTTAAGCAACCGAAATCATAATTATTATgatttgaatcaatttttggcGGTGAATACAGAGCATTCAAGTCACATAGGCCCGAGCAATCTCATTCCAAATGG GTTACATAATTATATGCCTCATCAGACGTATGTCCCAATCACTTCGGCTTTTAACATAAATGGACAGCAACTGCCCCCATCGGTTTTAGCCATTCGGCGTAATGAAGCTCACAATCTAAGGACGGTTAACAATTCAGCTAG GCATCATGTCAATATGCAAAGAAGGTTGCATCAGTCCTCATCAAGTTTTCGGGTTTCCAGCTTATACACTCTGCTGCGTAGACGTCCAAGCGCAAACTCAAGCATACCTCCACAA AATGAAGTTATAGGATCTCGGCGAAGAACTTATGAAAGTCGGTTTCAATTTGGGGAACCATCATCTTCTACTCGACGCAGG
- the LOC106423874 gene encoding uncharacterized protein LOC106423874 isoform X2 — MSFRGDRIDDETPLFWSPEYIFELPEPCLPLRQPQNHQHQALHGQQQGISHESWLRGNLVNVRSRVRQFFFSQPMLSSEDPSLFTMNQIGMGQRIGQGNGVEHPTMSYFHEFPNHLQEIQQVSSDAFGSLFPQRFHRFSDDNLPVITTNTTATSLNRQQHCLCAHTLSTREPLLSNRNHNYYDLNQFLAVNTEHSSHIGPSNLIPNGLHNYMPHQTYVPITSAFNINGQQLPPSVLAIRRNEAHNLRTVNNSARHHVNMQRRLHQSSSSFRVSSLYTLLRRRPSANSSIPPQNEVIGSRRRTYESRFQFGEPSSSTRRRRATPADGSVGSTAINPTEERRVNGLYDPEYQRQGS; from the exons ATGTCTTTTCGAGGCGATAGAATCGATGATGAAACGCCTCTCTTCTGGAGTCCGgaatatattttcgagttaCCGGAACCATGTCTTCCATTAAGG CAGCCACAAAATCACCAACACCAAGCCCTTCATGGACAACAACAAGGCATTTCGCATGAGTCTTGGTTACGAGGAAATCTAGTAAATGTGCGTTCAAGGGTACGACAATTTTTCTTCAGTCAACCCATGCTAAGTTCGGAAGATCCGAGCCTTTTTACAATG AACCAAATAGGGATGGGTCAACGAATCGGACAAGGAAATGGAGTTGAACACCCAACTATGTCTTATTTTCATGAGTTTCCAAATCATCTTCAAGA GATACAACAAGTAAGTTCTGATGCATTTGGTTCACTGTTTCCTCAACGCTTCCATCGTTTTTCAGATGATAACCTTCCAGTTATCACCACAAACACAACAGCAACTTCTCTAAACAGA CAACAACATTGTCTTTGTGCTCATACTCTTTCAACTAG AGAGCCTCTGTTAAGCAACCGAAATCATAATTATTATgatttgaatcaatttttggcGGTGAATACAGAGCATTCAAGTCACATAGGCCCGAGCAATCTCATTCCAAATGG GTTACATAATTATATGCCTCATCAGACGTATGTCCCAATCACTTCGGCTTTTAACATAAATGGACAGCAACTGCCCCCATCGGTTTTAGCCATTCGGCGTAATGAAGCTCACAATCTAAGGACGGTTAACAATTCAGCTAG GCATCATGTCAATATGCAAAGAAGGTTGCATCAGTCCTCATCAAGTTTTCGGGTTTCCAGCTTATACACTCTGCTGCGTAGACGTCCAAGCGCAAACTCAAGCATACCTCCACAA AATGAAGTTATAGGATCTCGGCGAAGAACTTATGAAAGTCGGTTTCAATTTGGGGAACCATCATCTTCTACTCGACGCAGG